aGCATAAGCCcttaattcaaaaaaaagaagaagtaaaaaCACATGGAAATCATGAGTTCCCTTTGAGTGCCTTAATATATTACTACATTAAAATTTGTAATTGCATATGGACCGTCTGTTTTACATGAATAATTTCAACGGACGCACATATGCGGATGTAGATGCAGATGCGCTTCCACCGTACGTGATTGTGGGGTACTGTGTATAACAAGTTTCAACGATgcgatttcaaaattttgaaatcaagCACTGTTCCTTCACCTCTTCTTCTTAATTTAACAAAATCATCATAAAAGTTGTCTTATTCACAACCTCATTCTCACCACATTCCAATTCATACCTAACATAAACCTAACTCAATTGAATTTCTCTACTAACAAATGATTCTTCTACATTCTCGAAAACCCCTCAAGTTCTCATAAAATCCATTCAAATTTCTCAAACAATCATCACCCACTCCGACATTCAAGAACCCAGTCACAAAATTCAAAAGAATCCACACACAAAATTCAACGACCCACACACCGCCGGAAACATAACAATCAAATTAGACCTCAAAGCATCACAATTCGAAAACGTAGTCATGCACGAGCTGGGTTATATTCAAATCGGGTTCTCCTGAATATAATCGTTAGATTCATAATGATAATATTACCTACATAGCAGGTAGCTAGTCTATTATGTAATTGCTTTGGTCTTTTTACAACCGTTAAATTTACCCGTGTAAAACTGACGATTGAAATGCGATTACAAATTTTAATATACGGATACATTGATGCATgtcaaaactttcctaaaatcgTAATGAAAAGAGAAAACGTGACGCTAGTCTATTATGTAATTGCTTTAGTCTTTTTACAACTGTTAAATTGACTCGTACAAAACCGACTTACAAATTTTAATGTACTGATGCACTAATGCACGTCGGACCTTTTCGGAATTCGTATTTCATTACGAAAAACGTGAGATAAAAAGCCAATGGTCCAACCATTGCTCTAAGCCAAAACGGACTTGTTGTTTGTCAAAAAAACCCGAAGTATTGCATATAAAGAGGGGCTATTGTGTTGTAGTTCCACACCATTCTTCTTCTCTCAGCTTCCTTACACCTCAATGCTGTAAAtcttttctcctcttttttttatctCCTAATTCGGTGCacaaaaacaacaagaagaagcaAAGCCTTGATAGGGGAGAGGGGTAGACACAGGCTTTGAGGGTTTGGCTttgctctcctctctctctctctctctctctctctctcttttgtctCCACCAAAACACACCAGAATTCTCTTCCCTACCTTCCTCAGCTTTgtctcctctctccctctcccccactctctctctctctctcctcaattCAAAAGCTTCAATTTTGAGCAAGAGGCCTGTGATTTAGTCCCAAAAGCTTGAAGATTTTGAGGCTCTCGGCTATCAGGTTTGGCAAAACCCCGTTTGATTTCATCCCCCCCTAATGCATTTGGGGTTGGGTATTTGAAATCGCTGGACTTGGATTCGTGTGATTGTGCTTGATGTGGGTGTTCAATTCTGTAGCTTGTTCTGTGCATTAGGGTTTTTGGGTGGGACTAGTATTGCTTGCTGGGCTTGTTGTGTTGCGTTTACTTGTTTTAGGACTTGGGCATTTGAGTTCAGAGGGCTTTATGTTTCTGGGTCTTGGCGTTTTTCATCACTGATTGTAaggattgtgtgtgtgtgtgtgtgttctgaAGTTGGATGCTTTTGGAGTATTGAATTTGTGGGTCTGTGTATATTGATTAGATATGAGTCGTAGGGTAAGGAGGAAGGTGGGTAGGAAAGGGAAGGAGAAGGCGGTTTTGCCGAGTTATCCTGAGATTGAAGATGAAGTTTTGGTTTCAGTGTACAATGGGTTTGTTGATTGGACTGGTTTGCCTGATGATACAGTAATTCAGTTGTTTTCGTGTCTGAATGATCGGGACCGGGCGAGTCTAGCATCAACTTGCAAGACATGGAGGGTTCTTGGGATTTCTCCTTGTTTGTGGACCTCTTTGGATCTTCGCGCGCACAAATGCAATGATGCCATGGCAACTTCACTTGCTTTGAGATGTGTGAATCTTAAGAAGCTTAGGTTTCGTGGGGCAGAATCCGCTGATGCTATACTGCATCTTCAGGCGAGGAATTTACGTGAGATAAGTGGTGATTACTGCAGAAAAATAACCGATGCAACTCTTTCTGTGATTGTGGCTCGGCACGAGGCACTTGAAAGCCTCCAGCTTGGGCCAGATTTCTGTGAAAGGATCAGCAGTGATGCCATAAAAGCCGTAGCTTTTTGCTGTCCTAAATTGAAGAAGCTTCGACTATCTGGAATTAGGGATGTTCACGCTGATGCTATTAATGCTCTAACTAAGCATTGCCCAAATTTGACTGATATTGGGTTCATAGACTGTCTGAACGTTGACGAGATGGCATTGGGAAATGTTGTGTCAGTTCGTTTCCTGTCTGTTGCAGGGACATCAAATATGAAATGGGGTGCGGTTTCACATCTTTGGCATAAGCTGCCTAACTTGACTGGTCTCGATGTTTCAAGAACTGATATTAGTTCTGCTGCTGTTTCACGATTGTTGTCATCATCACAGAGCCTGAAGGTTTTATGTGCCTTGAATTGTCCCGAGCTTGAAGGAGACACCAACTTTGCTCCCCGTAAATATAAAAGTAAATTGTTACTTGCcctttttacagatattttgaAAGAACTAGCTTTATTATTTGTCGATATTACAAAGAAAGGGAAGAATGTGTTTTTGGATTGGAGGAACTCAGTGAACAAGGATAAGAACTTGGATGACATTATGACGTGGCTTGAGTGGATTCTGTCTCATACTCTTTTGCGCATTGCCGAGAGCAATCAGCAAGGTTTGGATGCTTTTTGGCTCAAGCAAGGTGCAACATTGTTGCTCAATTTAATGCAGAGCTCACAAGAGGATGTCCAGGAAAGGGCAGCTACTGGACTTGCAACTTTTGTTGTTATTGATGATGAAAATGCTAGCATAGATTGTGGGAGGGCGGAAGCTGTTATGCGAGATGGTGGCATACGTCTTCTCCTAAACCTAGCAAGATCTTGGCGGGAAGGGCTTCAGTCAGAGGCTGCAAAGGTAAAATTTCCTGATGGAATTATGAATATCCATTTTTTGAAAGTAATTATCGTTGCATTTGGTCTATATAATATAGGGACGGGTTCTTTGGTGATATACATTTAAGAATAGAACCATGCACATAGCTGCGGAAATTgattgactttttctttttcatattaaCTATTTGAGTAGGCTATAGCAAATTTGTCTGTGAATGCCAATGTTGCAAAAGCTGTTGCTGAAGAAGGAGGAATCAATATTCTGGCTGGTTTGGCAAGGTCTATGAATAGGCTGGTTGCTGAAGAGGCTGCTGGAGGACTATGGAATCTTTCTGTTGGAGAAGAACACAAGGTTTGATATTttacaattttgatttttttttatatagatcCTATACCCCATATAGTTCTAACAAATTAGATTTTCTAATCAGAGTGCCATCGCTGAAGCCGGTGGTGTGAAAGCTTTAGTTGATCTTATATTCAAGTGGTCCTCTGGTGGTGATGGAGTTCTGGTACATTACCTTTTTATGATTTGTTTTTTTCCATTTATGTTCACTGCCATATATGACGTGCAATACACCCGCTGCTGCATGATGATTAAAGTTATGACTTGCTTTCCATATGTCTCAACTCAGGAACGTGCAGCTGGTGCACTGGCGAATTTGGCTGCTGATGACAAGTGTAGCACAGAGGTTGCAGTGGCAGGTGGTGTGCATGCTTTAGTGATGCTTGCTCGTAACTGCAAATTTGAGGGAGTGCAAGAGCAGGTAGTAAAACTTTCCATCATTTGGATATGGTTTCCTTCATCTGCATATTGAGATCTTTAGGAGCATTATATGTCCATCTAGTGATTTGtaaataaaatttcagattttagtGTTGCTTGCTTTCTTGCTTCCTGCTTGTCTATTTCTTCGGAATAAAGCCTATAGGTTTCTTATTTGGAAATATTGCTTTGATGTTGCTTTTGCATTTTGAATTGGTTTATTGATCTTCCATAATTATAACTGAACAAACTCCAGTTGAGTATAATTTATTGCAATGCTATAGATGGTTGAAACTACAGGAAAATTTTATTTAGGAAACCTTCAAAATTCGGCTCGTTCCTTGTTGTATTCACCTTGACCCTCACCTCTTCAGGTTGTGGTGACTGAGTTGTCCTTTATAAGAAtctcattttattttgttaagaCTCAAAAAGCATGTCCGGGTCTGAGGCTGGTATGGTATACCACCTTATCCAAGTGCTAAGTAGGGTATGGACATATGGCAGACAGTATAACATTAAATCAACAAAAAAGTTCGCTTATTCCTTACATTCTATGGCTTTGTAGAGGACTTTCTTTTTGTTCCCTATCGTATTCAATTCACTCTCATTCAGCCTCATGGATAGTAAACAGCTTAAAGAA
This portion of the Rosa chinensis cultivar Old Blush chromosome 1, RchiOBHm-V2, whole genome shotgun sequence genome encodes:
- the LOC112174034 gene encoding protein ARABIDILLO 1, which gives rise to MSRRVRRKVGRKGKEKAVLPSYPEIEDEVLVSVYNGFVDWTGLPDDTVIQLFSCLNDRDRASLASTCKTWRVLGISPCLWTSLDLRAHKCNDAMATSLALRCVNLKKLRFRGAESADAILHLQARNLREISGDYCRKITDATLSVIVARHEALESLQLGPDFCERISSDAIKAVAFCCPKLKKLRLSGIRDVHADAINALTKHCPNLTDIGFIDCLNVDEMALGNVVSVRFLSVAGTSNMKWGAVSHLWHKLPNLTGLDVSRTDISSAAVSRLLSSSQSLKVLCALNCPELEGDTNFAPRKYKSKLLLALFTDILKELALLFVDITKKGKNVFLDWRNSVNKDKNLDDIMTWLEWILSHTLLRIAESNQQGLDAFWLKQGATLLLNLMQSSQEDVQERAATGLATFVVIDDENASIDCGRAEAVMRDGGIRLLLNLARSWREGLQSEAAKAIANLSVNANVAKAVAEEGGINILAGLARSMNRLVAEEAAGGLWNLSVGEEHKSAIAEAGGVKALVDLIFKWSSGGDGVLERAAGALANLAADDKCSTEVAVAGGVHALVMLARNCKFEGVQEQAARALANLAAHGDSNSNNAAVGQEAGALEALVQLTQSPHEGVRQEAAGALWNLSFDDRNREAIAAAGGVEALVALAQGCSNASPGLQERAAGALWGLSVSEANSIAIGREGGVVPLIALARSEAADVHETAAGALWNLAFNPGNALRIVEEGGVPALVHLCSSSVSKMARFMAALALAYMFDGRMDEYALVGISSESISKGVSLDGARRMALKHIETFVLTFSDPQTFSAAAASSAPAALAQVTEGARIQEAGHLRCSGAEIGRFVAMLRNPSSVLKSCAAFALLQFTIPGGRHAMHHASLMQNGGAARVLRAAAAAATAPLEAKIFAKIVLRNLEHHHMEPSL